The DNA window GTTAATATAGGAATGTTAAAGGCATCGCAGAATCTGACAAATCTTGAAGCCTTGTCAGAAGAATTAATATCCAGAACACCTGCAATATGGCTTGGATTGTTAGCTACTATACCAACGACCTTTCCGTCAAGCCTCCCAAATCCAACTATAATATTTGGTGCATAAAGTGGATGAATTTCGTAAAATTCATTATTATCCAAAACTGCTTTTACAACTTGGCTCGCATGATATCCTTTGTTCGAATCTTCTGGTATTATTGAATAGAGTTCAGGAGTTTGTCTCAATGGGTCATCATTTGGCTCAATCGATGGGGGGTCTTCCATATTGTTTGAAGGCAAATAACTGAAAAGATTTCTTATGAGATTCAAAGTATCCTCATCATTTTTACCAACTCTATGGGCCAAACCACTCTTACTTTCGTGGACATGGGGACCACCAAGCTCCTCAAAAGTAACATCCTGGTGCAACACAGTCTTTACAACTTGAGGCCCAGTTATGAACATATAACTTGTATTATCAGTCATGAAAACAAAATCTCCTATAGAAGGAGAATAAACAGCTCCCCCGGCACAAGGTCCCATGATGGCTGTTATTTGGGGAATCACTCCAGATGCAATAGTATTTCTGTAGAAAATATCTCCATATCCTTTGAGCGAATCAACACCTTCTTGGATCCTTGCCCCACCAGAATCGTTTATTCCTATCACAGGCGCGCCAACTTTCATTGCTTGGTCCAAGAGATAGCTTATCTTGAAGGCATGAGCTTCTCCCAAGGATCCACCCATTACTGTGAAGTCTTGAGAAAAAACATAGACAAGCCTCCCTTCGATTGTACCGAAGCCTGTGATGACTGCATCTCCAGGTAGCTCCGTTTTGTCGAGACCAAAATCAATTGCTCTGTGTTTCATCAATCCATTTATTTCAACAAAGCTTCCCTTGTCAAGGAGTATGTCTAGCCTTTCTCTTGCAGATAGTTTCCCCTTTGCATGTTGGGATTCAAGTTTTTCTTTTCCGCCACCCATCTTTAACTTGTCTTTCTTTTCTTTTAGATCTTTTATCATGCCTTCAATGGCCATAAAAACCCTCATTTGTCTTTAATTTCCCCATAGTCCGTTGATTCATCAATACTTTCTCTGTTTCATTACTTATCTCAATTTGTTTAAAAACTTTCGGGTAATTGTAATCATCGTTTTACTAGTTGGTATTTATTGATATTTTTGTATTGCAGATTGGACATTTTTCATCAACTAGATTAATTTCTACTTTATAATTTCTTTTGACAACAATACTCTTGCATTTTGGACAAAACGTATCACTGTTCGCAGCCACATTTCCGAGGTATACATATTTTAGTTTCTTTTCTGCTATTTCCTTTGCCCTATATAGAGTATCTGTAGGGGTAGGTTTTATCTCCATTTTATACATTGGCCTATAAGCAGAAAAATGCAATGGGATATCGTCACTTAAATTTGAAACAAAATCTACAAGTTTTCCAATATCTTCATCAGAATCATTTAGAGTTGGGATCAATAGATTTGTTATCTCTATATGGGTTATTTTAAAAGAAGTCTTAATAGTTTCAAGAACTGGGTTAAGTCTTCCTCCACAAATGTTTTGGTAAAATTCATCTGAAAATGCTTTAAGATCTATATTCATTGCATCAATGTACGGCAAAGCTTCCTTCAAAGGCTTTGGATTTATGAATCCATTTGTAACCCAGATATTTTTGATGTCATTTTCTTTTGCTATCTTTGAAGTGTCCATTAAATATTCGTAGAATATCGTTGGCTCTGTGTAGGTATAAGATATAGACTTACAATCATAGGTTTTTGCTAGTTCAACTATCTTGTTAGGTTTTAGAAAATGATCACCTATGTCAGATGGCGTTGATTGAGAAAGATTATAATTCTGACAGTTCTGACAGAATAAATTACATCCAGGTGTTCCAAATGAAAGTGAATATGATCCAGGATAAAAATGATAAAGAGGCTTTTTTTCTACAGGGTCCACATGGAAATAAAGCTTTTCTGAATCACTCTCTCCATAAACAAGGGTATTTAGTTTCCCATACAGATTTATCCTTGTT is part of the Methanofastidiosum sp. genome and encodes:
- the amrS gene encoding AmmeMemoRadiSam system radical SAM enzyme, which translates into the protein MREALFYQKEDENTRCLLCPHVCLIPPNERGKCRTRINLYGKLNTLVYGESDSEKLYFHVDPVEKKPLYHFYPGSYSLSFGTPGCNLFCQNCQNYNLSQSTPSDIGDHFLKPNKIVELAKTYDCKSISYTYTEPTIFYEYLMDTSKIAKENDIKNIWVTNGFINPKPLKEALPYIDAMNIDLKAFSDEFYQNICGGRLNPVLETIKTSFKITHIEITNLLIPTLNDSDEDIGKLVDFVSNLSDDIPLHFSAYRPMYKMEIKPTPTDTLYRAKEIAEKKLKYVYLGNVAANSDTFCPKCKSIVVKRNYKVEINLVDEKCPICNTKISINTN
- a CDS encoding methylmalonyl-CoA carboxyltransferase, translating into MAIEGMIKDLKEKKDKLKMGGGKEKLESQHAKGKLSARERLDILLDKGSFVEINGLMKHRAIDFGLDKTELPGDAVITGFGTIEGRLVYVFSQDFTVMGGSLGEAHAFKISYLLDQAMKVGAPVIGINDSGGARIQEGVDSLKGYGDIFYRNTIASGVIPQITAIMGPCAGGAVYSPSIGDFVFMTDNTSYMFITGPQVVKTVLHQDVTFEELGGPHVHESKSGLAHRVGKNDEDTLNLIRNLFSYLPSNNMEDPPSIEPNDDPLRQTPELYSIIPEDSNKGYHASQVVKAVLDNNEFYEIHPLYAPNIIVGFGRLDGKVVGIVANNPSHIAGVLDINSSDKASRFVRFCDAFNIPILTFVDTPGYMPGLDQEHGGIIRHGAKLLYSYSEATVPLITVIVRKAYGGAYIAMASKHLRADAVYALPTAEIAVMGPKGACEIIFRKEISEAKDPIKKTDELSEDYKKKFANPYMAAARGYIDDVVDPKNLRTVLINSLRVYQSKKEVLPKKKHGIIPF